In Candidatus Eremiobacteraceae bacterium, a genomic segment contains:
- a CDS encoding sigma-E factor regulatory protein RseB domain-containing protein: MRPSLALLALWAAAVIFAGGASQARAAAADGYTLLQNAVTADDHVSFSGTVTTVVYGGNSTSATVVRIEHKAPNDWRLWYVAPADAYGRLIISNESVAYEYEPTTGKVFSNDWASLAPFATSLDIGRIKRNYTVQAGDHANIAGRTASTLSLISSHSHTLALRVWIDSATGIILRRESYHGDGTIAAKTEFDAIRFVKDLPDDLFKMTVPAGMTLTPGADYGASTSAMDSLTSGLSFKPVGPRELPDGFTFEKGSTTTRGGVQTVQFVYSDGLRSLSLFENPTGRYPSFDDPTPKSVTVGKQDGKYTSLSGQTLLSWNAGGLNFIMVGDLPARELAHIGASL; the protein is encoded by the coding sequence GTGCGCCCTAGTCTCGCGCTGCTCGCGCTTTGGGCAGCCGCTGTCATATTCGCCGGCGGCGCTTCGCAAGCGCGAGCCGCTGCAGCCGACGGGTACACGCTGCTGCAGAACGCCGTCACGGCCGACGATCACGTATCGTTCTCCGGCACCGTGACGACGGTCGTCTACGGCGGCAATTCCACCAGCGCCACCGTCGTGCGCATCGAGCACAAGGCGCCTAACGACTGGCGACTGTGGTACGTCGCGCCCGCGGATGCCTATGGCCGGCTCATCATCAGCAACGAGTCGGTCGCCTACGAATACGAGCCGACCACCGGCAAGGTGTTCTCAAACGACTGGGCGTCGCTGGCGCCGTTCGCGACCTCCTTGGACATCGGGCGCATCAAGCGCAACTATACGGTCCAGGCGGGCGATCACGCGAACATCGCCGGGCGCACGGCGAGCACGCTCTCGCTGATCTCCAGTCACTCGCACACGCTCGCATTGCGCGTATGGATCGACAGCGCCACCGGGATCATCTTGCGGCGCGAGAGCTATCACGGGGACGGCACGATCGCGGCCAAGACCGAGTTCGACGCCATCCGCTTCGTCAAAGATCTGCCCGACGATCTGTTCAAGATGACGGTGCCGGCCGGCATGACGCTCACGCCCGGCGCCGACTACGGAGCCTCGACCTCGGCGATGGACTCGCTGACGAGCGGCCTGTCGTTCAAGCCTGTCGGGCCCCGCGAGCTGCCGGATGGGTTCACATTCGAAAAGGGCTCGACGACCACGCGCGGCGGCGTGCAGACGGTGCAGTTCGTCTATTCAGACGGACTACGGAGCCTCTCGCTGTTCGAGAATCCGACGGGCCGGTATCCGTCGTTCGACGATCCGACCCCCAAGTCGGTGACGGTCGGCAAACAGGACGGCAAGTACACGTCGCTTAGCGGTCAGACGTTGCTGAGCTGGAACGCCGGCGGTCTGAACTTCATCATGGTCGGCGATCTGCCGGCGCGCGAACTGGCGCACATCGGCGCCTCGCTGTAG
- a CDS encoding bifunctional 5,10-methylenetetrahydrofolate dehydrogenase/5,10-methenyltetrahydrofolate cyclohydrolase, translating to MPARTLEGRPIAERIRNDVANRAAALRDAAIVPHCKCFVGEGDAEGAYYANSLLKVGAKIGVEVSIDTMTLREGTRGFVAAIERAAADPKIHGMIVQRPLPPALDLYEINRLIPAEKDVDAANPLSLGLLAQGVPHFVPATAAAVIELLREPDLPAIAGARAVVIGRSAVVGRPVAYMLTSADATVTLCHSRTRDLEAICRSAEILVAAIGKPRFVGASMLKRGAAVVDVGTNLIEGHVVGDVDFDAVAQIAGAVTPVPGGVGVVTTSILLRNVVAAAEHGTI from the coding sequence ATGCCCGCACGAACGCTCGAAGGCCGCCCAATCGCCGAGCGCATCCGCAACGACGTCGCCAATCGAGCGGCGGCGCTGCGCGATGCCGCGATCGTACCGCATTGCAAATGCTTCGTCGGCGAAGGCGATGCCGAGGGTGCGTATTACGCGAACAGCCTGCTCAAGGTCGGCGCAAAGATCGGCGTCGAGGTCAGCATCGACACTATGACGTTGCGCGAGGGTACGCGCGGCTTTGTCGCCGCGATCGAGCGCGCCGCCGCCGATCCAAAGATACACGGCATGATCGTGCAGCGCCCGCTGCCTCCGGCGCTCGACTTGTACGAGATCAACCGCTTGATCCCCGCGGAGAAAGACGTCGACGCTGCAAATCCGCTGTCGCTCGGCCTGCTCGCGCAAGGCGTGCCGCATTTCGTGCCGGCGACGGCCGCTGCGGTGATCGAGCTGCTACGAGAGCCGGATCTGCCGGCGATCGCCGGAGCGCGCGCGGTCGTCATCGGGCGATCTGCGGTGGTAGGGCGTCCGGTGGCCTACATGCTGACCTCGGCGGACGCAACCGTCACGTTGTGCCATTCGCGCACGCGCGACCTCGAAGCCATCTGCCGCAGCGCCGAGATACTTGTGGCCGCGATCGGCAAGCCGCGTTTCGTCGGCGCGAGCATGCTCAAGCGCGGTGCGGCCGTCGTCGATGTCGGCACGAATCTCATCGAGGGCCACGTCGTGGGCGACGTCGATTTCGACGCGGTCGCCCAGATCGCTGGGGCGGTCACGCCGGTGCCGGGCGGCGTGGGCGTGGTGACGACCTCCATCCTTTTGCGCAACGTCGTGGCGGCGGCGGAGCATGGCACGATCTAG
- a CDS encoding zf-HC2 domain-containing protein, which produces MNCSDCRQLLTDYAHHELDDAQDALVYEHLQSCVECRAAWQAELDLTDSIRYAYSEEHELPMSVVAAVRQSVRGRSAPTFLDRVRAALRPAVLAPAAAVVLIAAGVLRYGPLLHPASSGLSSSYFVRQHVAQTLDSPSSDRSWSAYVLTSENAKSSQAGAP; this is translated from the coding sequence ATGAACTGCTCCGATTGCCGACAACTGCTCACCGACTACGCGCATCACGAGCTCGATGACGCGCAGGATGCGCTCGTCTACGAGCACCTGCAGTCGTGCGTCGAATGCCGCGCGGCGTGGCAGGCCGAGCTCGACCTGACCGATTCGATCCGCTACGCGTATTCGGAAGAGCACGAACTGCCCATGTCGGTCGTGGCTGCCGTGCGCCAGTCGGTGCGCGGGCGTTCGGCGCCGACGTTCCTTGACCGCGTGCGCGCGGCGCTTCGGCCCGCCGTCTTGGCTCCCGCCGCAGCCGTCGTGCTCATCGCGGCCGGCGTGCTGCGCTACGGCCCGCTGCTGCACCCGGCGTCATCCGGGCTGTCTTCTTCCTATTTCGTGCGTCAGCACGTCGCGCAGACGCTGGATTCGCCGTCAAGCGACCGCAGCTGGTCCGCATACGTGCTGACCTCTGAGAACGCCAAGAGCTCGCAGGCCGGTGCGCCCTAG
- the metK gene encoding methionine adenosyltransferase, with protein MAAHHTRLFTSESVTEGHPDKVADSISDAVLDAILAQDPYGRVACETLVLTGQVHVAGEITTSCYIDIPRIARKTIRDIGYAGPRFGFDGDTCGLSISIDEQSADIALGVDQALEVKGGAASGRSAAESIGAGDQGMMFGFACTETEELMPMPIVLAHRLTQRLAAVRKQGVVDFLGPDGKTQVTVEYDGFKPVRIDTIVVSAQHAEGYPLETIRENIISQVINPAIDGRLLDANTKILVNPTGRFVIGGPLSDAGLTGRKIIADTYGGMARHGGGAFSGKDPTKVDRSAAYAARWAAKNVVASGLADRCEIQVAYAIGVAKPVSVYVDTFGTCVIDEWRLGELVQEHIDLRPGAIIERFDLRRPIYSQVSCYGHFGRPELDLPWERVDLAATLREAAGIKVEQVV; from the coding sequence ATGGCCGCACATCATACGAGACTGTTCACCTCCGAAAGCGTCACCGAGGGCCATCCCGACAAAGTCGCGGATTCGATTTCGGACGCGGTGCTCGATGCGATCCTCGCGCAAGACCCATACGGGCGCGTCGCGTGCGAGACGCTCGTGCTCACGGGCCAAGTGCACGTGGCGGGCGAGATCACCACATCGTGCTACATCGACATCCCGCGCATCGCGCGCAAGACCATCCGCGACATCGGCTACGCCGGCCCGCGGTTTGGCTTCGATGGCGACACGTGCGGCTTATCGATCTCGATCGACGAGCAGTCTGCAGATATCGCACTGGGCGTGGACCAGGCGCTTGAAGTCAAAGGCGGAGCGGCATCGGGCAGATCGGCCGCCGAGTCCATCGGCGCCGGCGACCAAGGCATGATGTTCGGCTTCGCGTGCACCGAGACCGAAGAGCTGATGCCGATGCCGATCGTGCTCGCGCATCGGCTGACCCAGCGGCTGGCGGCGGTCCGCAAACAGGGCGTCGTGGATTTTCTCGGGCCGGACGGCAAGACGCAGGTCACCGTTGAGTACGACGGCTTCAAACCCGTTCGGATCGACACGATCGTCGTCTCGGCGCAGCACGCGGAGGGCTACCCGCTGGAGACCATCCGGGAGAACATCATCAGCCAGGTCATCAATCCGGCTATCGACGGCCGGCTGCTCGACGCGAACACGAAGATTCTGGTGAATCCCACGGGCCGCTTCGTCATCGGCGGGCCGCTCAGCGATGCAGGGTTGACAGGCCGCAAGATCATCGCCGACACGTATGGCGGCATGGCGCGGCACGGCGGCGGCGCGTTTTCCGGCAAGGATCCGACCAAGGTCGACCGTTCGGCGGCCTACGCCGCGCGCTGGGCCGCCAAGAACGTGGTCGCCTCAGGCCTGGCGGATCGTTGCGAGATCCAAGTCGCGTACGCGATCGGCGTGGCCAAGCCCGTTTCGGTCTACGTCGACACGTTCGGCACGTGCGTCATCGACGAGTGGCGCCTGGGCGAACTGGTGCAAGAGCACATCGACCTGCGTCCTGGCGCCATCATCGAACGCTTCGACTTGCGCCGGCCGATCTACAGTCAGGTGTCGTGCTACGGCCACTTCGGTCGCCCGGAGCTCGATCTGCCATGGGAGCGCGTCGACCTCGCGGCCACGCTGCGTGAAGCCGCTGGCATCAAGGTCGAACAAGTAGTGTAG
- a CDS encoding cyclodeaminase/cyclohydrolase family protein, with translation MTLSTLGIDAYARALASAAPTPGGGSASAVIGVLAASLAGMVARLTGDSAKYAALAPRMKAIADEAARLSDAYLTAIHDDVSAFDRVSAAYKLPKSTDAERAARSDEIQNALVGATDAPMHVVELGLQTSRLAMELVDAGNPNAISDAGCAALFAQAAARGAALNIRINVKGLKDAALAASYQRRLDDLLAQIGILTEVAVVKAERATERTP, from the coding sequence GTGACGCTTTCGACACTTGGCATCGATGCATACGCGCGTGCCCTCGCCTCGGCTGCTCCCACTCCCGGTGGCGGTAGCGCGAGCGCCGTCATCGGCGTGCTCGCTGCGAGCCTTGCGGGCATGGTCGCGCGCTTGACCGGCGACTCGGCCAAGTATGCTGCGCTCGCTCCTCGTATGAAGGCGATCGCAGATGAAGCTGCTCGACTGTCAGATGCATATCTCACGGCGATCCATGACGACGTCAGCGCGTTTGATCGCGTCAGCGCCGCCTACAAACTCCCGAAATCCACCGATGCCGAACGTGCCGCGCGCAGCGATGAGATCCAAAACGCGCTGGTGGGCGCCACCGACGCGCCGATGCACGTCGTCGAGCTCGGCCTGCAGACGTCGCGCCTCGCGATGGAATTGGTGGATGCCGGCAACCCGAACGCGATCAGCGATGCGGGCTGCGCGGCGCTGTTCGCGCAGGCCGCCGCGCGCGGCGCCGCATTGAATATCCGCATCAACGTCAAAGGACTCAAAGACGCCGCCCTGGCGGCGTCATATCAGCGCCGGCTCGACGATCTGCTCGCCCAGATCGGCATCCTCACCGAGGTCGCGGTGGTCAAGGCCGAACGCGCCACAGAGCGAACACCGTAG
- a CDS encoding sigma-70 family RNA polymerase sigma factor: MDRGAGAVSARAAGPTTPPTPEQVAFLEDAMAKFGRQTYNYAYRLTGNEADARDLTQEAFIRVFRAWQSFRPGTSFLAWIYRIVTNLYRDELRRRKGVFAQPLPDDNQPHEQVAPHHDPIQSMHERQLSAGMERALKALTPEQRSVILLADVEEYSYQEIADVIGCSIGTVRSRLHRARAQLRRLLEREHASRGLQA, translated from the coding sequence ATGGACCGAGGGGCCGGCGCGGTGAGCGCTCGCGCCGCCGGCCCAACGACGCCGCCCACGCCCGAGCAGGTCGCGTTCCTCGAGGACGCGATGGCCAAGTTCGGGCGTCAAACGTACAACTACGCCTACCGCTTGACCGGCAATGAGGCCGACGCACGCGATCTCACGCAAGAGGCGTTCATCCGGGTCTTCCGCGCCTGGCAGTCGTTTCGGCCCGGCACGTCATTTCTGGCGTGGATCTACCGGATCGTCACCAATCTCTACCGCGACGAGCTGCGCCGGCGCAAAGGCGTCTTCGCGCAACCGCTGCCCGACGACAACCAACCGCACGAACAGGTCGCGCCGCATCACGATCCCATCCAATCCATGCACGAGCGCCAGCTCTCAGCGGGTATGGAGCGCGCGCTCAAAGCGCTCACCCCGGAGCAGCGCAGCGTCATCCTGCTCGCCGACGTCGAGGAGTATTCGTACCAGGAGATCGCGGACGTGATCGGCTGCTCGATCGGCACCGTCCGCTCGCGCCTGCACCGGGCACGGGCCCAGCTGCGCCGCCTGCTCGAGCGCGAGCACGCCTCGCGAGGGCTTCAGGCATGA
- the hemE gene encoding uroporphyrinogen decarboxylase, with product MNAPERFLAACASKPVDRTPVWMMRQAGRYLPEYRAVREKLDFLTLCKTPELAAQVSLQPIDRFGMDACIVFCDILIPVEAMGVPVTFGDGGPQLERRVRTRADVDALRVPDPLVATPFVMETLRLCKRALLDRAALVGFTGAPFTLASYIIEGGGSKNFAATKALMYSQPATFHALLDKLAATVAEYAAAQVAAGAQAVQVFDTWAGELEPCAFDEFAQPYQARVIERIRACGVPAILYVNGCAGVLESMARTRADVLSIDWRLALGDARARVGSGVTLQGNVDPTVLLSNPVRTAEAAFATMEAAGPIGHILNLGHGILPQTPLECAAAFVDAPKANA from the coding sequence ATGAACGCACCTGAACGTTTCCTCGCGGCTTGCGCGAGCAAGCCCGTCGATCGCACCCCCGTGTGGATGATGCGCCAGGCGGGCCGCTATCTGCCTGAATATCGTGCCGTGCGCGAAAAACTGGACTTCCTCACGCTGTGCAAGACCCCCGAGCTCGCCGCGCAGGTGTCGCTGCAGCCGATCGACCGTTTCGGCATGGACGCGTGCATCGTGTTCTGCGACATCCTCATCCCCGTCGAGGCGATGGGCGTGCCGGTGACGTTCGGCGATGGCGGACCGCAGCTCGAGCGGCGCGTGCGCACGCGCGCCGACGTGGACGCGTTGCGGGTACCCGATCCGCTCGTGGCCACGCCGTTCGTGATGGAGACGCTGCGGCTGTGCAAGCGCGCCCTTCTCGACCGCGCCGCCCTCGTCGGATTCACCGGCGCGCCGTTCACGTTGGCCTCGTATATAATAGAAGGCGGAGGTTCGAAGAACTTCGCCGCGACCAAAGCGCTGATGTACTCGCAACCAGCCACCTTCCACGCGCTGCTCGACAAACTCGCCGCTACGGTCGCCGAATACGCGGCGGCTCAGGTGGCCGCCGGCGCTCAGGCCGTGCAGGTCTTCGACACGTGGGCCGGTGAGCTCGAGCCGTGCGCCTTCGACGAGTTCGCACAGCCGTACCAAGCCCGTGTCATCGAGCGCATCCGGGCGTGCGGCGTGCCGGCCATCCTCTACGTCAACGGATGCGCTGGCGTGCTCGAATCGATGGCACGCACGAGAGCGGACGTGCTCAGCATCGACTGGCGTCTCGCTCTCGGCGACGCGCGCGCAAGAGTCGGCAGCGGCGTCACGTTGCAAGGCAATGTCGACCCGACCGTGCTGTTGAGCAACCCGGTGCGGACCGCGGAGGCCGCCTTTGCGACGATGGAGGCTGCGGGCCCGATCGGCCATATCCTCAATCTGGGTCACGGGATCTTGCCGCAGACGCCGCTCGAATGTGCCGCGGCGTTCGTCGACGCTCCCAAAGCGAATGCCTGA
- the ahcY gene encoding adenosylhomocysteinase: MSTTQLKTAAGASDIKDPGLAAEGRRRVAWSAESMPVLAAIGKRFAEEKPFKGVRFGACLHVTTETANLMLALQAGGAEIALCASNPLSTQDDVAATLAVDHGMRVFAVKGEDNARYYSHIEAAIATDPQFTMDDGCDLVTTLVTKHPGKLAGVIGGTEETTTGVIRLHSMEKDGVLKFPIIAVNDALTKHLFDNRYGTGQSTLDGIVRATNTLLAGKVIVIAGFGWCGRGIAARARGMGAQVVVTEIDPTKALEAAMEGYAVMPMGEAASRGDIFITVTGNTGVLREEHFRAMKNGALVANSGHFNVEIDIEALERLAEGEKTKPREFVDEYHIGDGRTICLLGEGRLINLAAAEGHPAAVMDMSFANQALSAEYLVRRRGTLPPTVISVPQEIDAEVARLKLAALGVGIDTLTAQQQRYLASWNEGT; the protein is encoded by the coding sequence TTGTCTACGACGCAGCTCAAGACGGCCGCTGGCGCGAGCGACATCAAAGACCCTGGGCTCGCCGCGGAAGGCCGGCGGCGCGTCGCATGGTCGGCGGAGAGCATGCCCGTGCTCGCGGCCATCGGCAAGCGTTTTGCCGAAGAGAAGCCGTTCAAAGGCGTGCGCTTCGGCGCGTGTCTGCACGTCACCACTGAGACCGCCAACCTCATGTTGGCGCTCCAAGCCGGCGGCGCCGAGATCGCGCTGTGCGCGAGCAATCCGCTGTCGACCCAAGACGACGTCGCGGCCACGCTCGCGGTCGATCATGGGATGCGTGTGTTCGCGGTCAAAGGCGAGGACAACGCCCGCTATTACAGCCACATCGAGGCGGCCATCGCCACCGATCCGCAGTTCACCATGGACGATGGCTGCGATCTCGTCACCACGCTCGTGACCAAACATCCGGGCAAGTTGGCGGGCGTGATCGGCGGCACCGAAGAGACGACCACCGGCGTCATCCGTCTTCATAGCATGGAGAAAGACGGCGTCCTCAAGTTCCCGATCATCGCGGTCAACGACGCGCTCACCAAACATCTTTTCGATAACCGCTACGGCACGGGTCAGTCCACCCTCGACGGCATCGTGCGCGCCACGAATACCTTGCTCGCCGGCAAAGTGATCGTCATCGCCGGCTTCGGCTGGTGCGGACGCGGCATCGCGGCGCGCGCTCGCGGCATGGGCGCGCAGGTCGTCGTCACCGAGATCGATCCGACCAAAGCGCTTGAGGCGGCGATGGAAGGCTACGCGGTCATGCCGATGGGCGAGGCGGCGTCGCGCGGCGACATCTTCATCACCGTCACCGGCAATACGGGCGTATTACGCGAAGAGCATTTTCGGGCGATGAAGAACGGCGCGTTGGTCGCCAACAGCGGCCACTTCAACGTCGAGATCGACATCGAGGCGCTCGAACGGCTCGCGGAAGGCGAGAAGACCAAGCCGCGCGAGTTCGTGGACGAGTACCATATCGGCGACGGCCGCACGATCTGCCTGCTGGGCGAAGGCCGGCTCATCAACCTGGCGGCGGCGGAGGGTCATCCGGCCGCGGTCATGGACATGTCATTCGCCAATCAGGCGCTTTCGGCTGAGTATCTCGTGCGCCGGCGCGGCACGCTGCCGCCAACGGTCATCTCGGTCCCGCAAGAGATCGATGCAGAAGTCGCGCGCCTCAAGCTCGCCGCGCTCGGCGTGGGCATCGATACGCTCACCGCGCAGCAGCAGCGCTATCTCGCTTCTTGGAACGAAGGAACGTAA
- a CDS encoding histone deacetylase yields the protein MLDVIYDSQFAEHLTGEDHPERPARLRALIDGLTEGGCPPDSYQLPTIVDPGALARVHDPAYVALVERVCEATPDYFVSELPTGDAMVGHDSYHIALLAAGAAVDAASRARPDRPMFALVRPPGHHAEPARGMGFCLLNNVAIAAQAARLRAGATLVVDFDYHHGNGTQAWAERALGDGGAPLGFISTHAYPAYPGTGAFSESRRTDNGFVIDIPLDLSTQTHDFIGVWSMLLPPLAARIRPKTIVVSTGFDFLEGDPIAGLPVGIEAVGALCALLGETAADHGAGLAFVLEGGYSLPNLHASGRTLARSFGADANRVHVPEGRMPHDQDLRAMIEDVLGWVRR from the coding sequence GTGCTCGACGTCATCTACGACAGCCAGTTCGCGGAGCATCTCACCGGCGAGGATCATCCGGAACGTCCGGCGCGCCTTCGCGCGCTCATCGACGGCCTCACCGAAGGCGGCTGTCCGCCCGACTCGTACCAGCTGCCGACGATCGTCGATCCCGGCGCGCTGGCGCGCGTGCATGACCCCGCCTACGTCGCGCTCGTCGAACGCGTCTGCGAAGCGACGCCGGACTATTTCGTCTCGGAGCTGCCGACCGGCGACGCGATGGTCGGCCACGACTCGTATCACATCGCGCTGCTCGCCGCCGGCGCCGCGGTGGATGCGGCCAGCCGCGCACGTCCGGACCGGCCGATGTTCGCCCTTGTCCGCCCGCCCGGGCACCACGCCGAACCGGCGCGCGGCATGGGTTTTTGCCTGCTGAACAACGTCGCGATCGCCGCGCAGGCCGCTCGGCTGCGCGCGGGCGCCACGCTCGTCGTCGACTTCGACTATCATCACGGCAACGGCACCCAGGCGTGGGCGGAGCGCGCCCTCGGCGACGGCGGCGCGCCGCTCGGCTTCATCTCGACGCACGCCTATCCCGCGTACCCGGGAACGGGCGCGTTCTCCGAGTCGCGCCGCACCGATAACGGTTTCGTGATCGACATCCCGCTGGATCTGAGCACGCAGACGCACGATTTCATCGGCGTATGGTCGATGCTGCTGCCGCCGCTCGCCGCCAGGATCAGGCCCAAGACGATCGTCGTCTCGACGGGGTTTGACTTTCTCGAGGGCGACCCGATCGCCGGGCTGCCGGTGGGCATCGAGGCAGTCGGAGCGCTGTGCGCGCTGCTCGGCGAGACCGCGGCCGATCACGGCGCCGGACTGGCGTTCGTGCTCGAAGGCGGCTATTCGCTGCCCAACCTGCATGCCAGCGGCCGCACGCTCGCGCGCTCGTTCGGTGCGGATGCGAACCGCGTGCACGTGCCCGAAGGCCGCATGCCGCACGATCAAGATCTGCGGGCGATGATCGAGGACGTGCTCGGTTGGGTCAGGCGCTGA